In the genome of Pediococcus claussenii ATCC BAA-344, one region contains:
- the secG gene encoding preprotein translocase subunit SecG yields the protein MYSTLMTALLILSVIIIIAVLMQPSKNESSLASLSGGASELFSQQKARGFEAFMQKVTAILLVLFFVVAIAMVYVSAH from the coding sequence ATGTATTCAACGTTGATGACAGCTTTATTAATTCTTTCAGTAATTATTATCATTGCTGTTTTGATGCAACCTTCAAAGAATGAGAGTTCTCTAGCTTCACTTTCAGGTGGTGCTAGCGAATTGTTTAGTCAACAAAAAGCCCGTGGCTTTGAGGCTTTTATGCAAAAAGTTACAGCTATTTTGCTTGTGTTGTTCTTTGTAGTTGCAATCGCTATGGTATATGTATCAGCACATTAG